In Spea bombifrons isolate aSpeBom1 chromosome 12, aSpeBom1.2.pri, whole genome shotgun sequence, the following proteins share a genomic window:
- the THAP7 gene encoding THAP domain-containing protein 7 isoform X1: protein MVRSCSAANCVNRQTPLSRRKGITFHRFPKEEGRRQLWVTAVSLSHAATGSEWTPSVHSSLCSQHFHDKQFDRTGQTVRLRDTAVPAIFSPPACSKMPRHCSALGCTTRDSRQTRSNNISFHRLPRKDDPRRNLWIANCQRTDPSGNGLWDPSSDYVYFCSNHFEKSCFEAVGMSGYHRLKEDAVPTIFLPSTKLRRATKPEAQKRKTKNAKSKGKRKQFSDSQARSFVPLTSDTSVMENAEPSDASCFDDRRYDSVPAADLVNFHGLCPENIDVPPDTAPAEGTVATTVDHQMHPEATLEDMEVASVINDPLSGSSLELSHARVEMVSDMPLDTQAAASGEKEGEPPRPISPSVYMMRLPQPPGAYIQNEHSYHVGNALLWKRRAEAALEALGKVQRQLEACRRREQRLRLRISALQQENVRERRAQSDVREKLKEHLQVFELQLINDFV, encoded by the exons ATGGTGCGATCATGTTCGGCTGCTAATTGTGTCAACCGCCAGACCCCGTTGAGCAGACGCAAAGGCATAACATTCCACAG GTTTCCAAAGGAAGAAGGTCGGAGGCAGCTCTGGGTGACTGCTGTTTCCCTTTCGCATGCAGCTACTGGAAGCGAGTGGACTCCCTCGGTTCACAGCTCGCTTTGCTCCCAACATTTTCATGATAAGCAGTTTGATCGGACAGGACAAACTGTCCGACTGAGAGACACTGCCGTGCCTGCCATATTTTCCCCACCTGCCTGTTCTAAG ATGCCTCGGCACTGTTCTGCCCTTGGCTGCACTACCAGAGACTCAAGACAAACGAGAAGCAACAACATTTCCTTCCACAG GCTGCCAAGGAAAGACGATCCTCGTCGAAACCTCTGGATTGCAAACTGCCAGAGGACAGACCCCAGTGGGAATGGTCTTTGGGATCCATCTTCAGATTACGTCTACTTCTGTTCCAATCACTTCGAAAAAAGCTGCTTTGAAGCTGTTGGAATGAG TGGTTACCATCGTCTGAAGGAAGATGCTGTTCCAACGATATTTTTGCCTTCAACAAAACTTCGAAGGGCAACAAAACCTGAAGcccagaaaagaaaaacaaagaatgcAAAATCTAAAGGAAAGCGGAAACA attttcagacTCTCAGGCAAggag CTTTGTTCCACTAACTAGTGACACCTCCGTGATGGAAAATGCAGAACCATCGGATGCCTCCTGTTTTGATGACAGGCGGTATGATAGTGTCCCTGCGGCTGATCTTGTAAACTTTCATGGACTCTGCCCTGAGAACATTGATGTTCCACCTGACACGGCTCCAGCTGAAGGAACTGTTGCGACCACAGTTGACCATCAAATGCACCCAGAGGCCACTCTAGAAGATATGGAGGTTGCCTCAGTCATAAATGACCCCCTTTCAGGCAGCAGCTTGGAGTTATCTCACGCGAGAGTGGAGATGGTCTCCGATATGCCATTAGACACACAAGCAGCCGCTTCCGGAGAAAAAGAAGGGGAACCACCTCGGCCGATTTCTCCTTCTGTATATATGATGCGCCTCCCGCAGCCCCCCGGTGCTTACATTCAAAATGAACACAGTTACCATGTGGGGAACGCTctgctgtggaaaaggagagcTGAAGCTGCCCTGGAAGCATTAGGAAAAGTACAGAGACAGCTCGAGGCATGCAGGCGTCGAGAACAGCGGCTACGGTTGCGAATTTCCGCTTTGCAGCAGGAGAACGTACGGGAAAGACGGGCGCAGTCTGACGTAAGAGAAAAGCTAAAGGAGCATCTCCAGGTTTTTGAGCTACAGCTTATCAATGACTTTGTATGA
- the THAP7 gene encoding THAP domain-containing protein 7 isoform X2, producing the protein MVRSCSAANCVNRQTPLSRRKGITFHRFPKEEGRRQLWVTAVSLSHAATGSEWTPSVHSSLCSQHFHDKQFDRTGQTVRLRDTAVPAIFSPPACSKMPRHCSALGCTTRDSRQTRSNNISFHRLPRKDDPRRNLWIANCQRTDPSGNGLWDPSSDYVYFCSNHFEKSCFEAVGMSGYHRLKEDAVPTIFLPSTKLRRATKPEAQKRKTKNAKSKGKRKHFVPLTSDTSVMENAEPSDASCFDDRRYDSVPAADLVNFHGLCPENIDVPPDTAPAEGTVATTVDHQMHPEATLEDMEVASVINDPLSGSSLELSHARVEMVSDMPLDTQAAASGEKEGEPPRPISPSVYMMRLPQPPGAYIQNEHSYHVGNALLWKRRAEAALEALGKVQRQLEACRRREQRLRLRISALQQENVRERRAQSDVREKLKEHLQVFELQLINDFV; encoded by the exons ATGGTGCGATCATGTTCGGCTGCTAATTGTGTCAACCGCCAGACCCCGTTGAGCAGACGCAAAGGCATAACATTCCACAG GTTTCCAAAGGAAGAAGGTCGGAGGCAGCTCTGGGTGACTGCTGTTTCCCTTTCGCATGCAGCTACTGGAAGCGAGTGGACTCCCTCGGTTCACAGCTCGCTTTGCTCCCAACATTTTCATGATAAGCAGTTTGATCGGACAGGACAAACTGTCCGACTGAGAGACACTGCCGTGCCTGCCATATTTTCCCCACCTGCCTGTTCTAAG ATGCCTCGGCACTGTTCTGCCCTTGGCTGCACTACCAGAGACTCAAGACAAACGAGAAGCAACAACATTTCCTTCCACAG GCTGCCAAGGAAAGACGATCCTCGTCGAAACCTCTGGATTGCAAACTGCCAGAGGACAGACCCCAGTGGGAATGGTCTTTGGGATCCATCTTCAGATTACGTCTACTTCTGTTCCAATCACTTCGAAAAAAGCTGCTTTGAAGCTGTTGGAATGAG TGGTTACCATCGTCTGAAGGAAGATGCTGTTCCAACGATATTTTTGCCTTCAACAAAACTTCGAAGGGCAACAAAACCTGAAGcccagaaaagaaaaacaaagaatgcAAAATCTAAAGGAAAGCGGAAACA CTTTGTTCCACTAACTAGTGACACCTCCGTGATGGAAAATGCAGAACCATCGGATGCCTCCTGTTTTGATGACAGGCGGTATGATAGTGTCCCTGCGGCTGATCTTGTAAACTTTCATGGACTCTGCCCTGAGAACATTGATGTTCCACCTGACACGGCTCCAGCTGAAGGAACTGTTGCGACCACAGTTGACCATCAAATGCACCCAGAGGCCACTCTAGAAGATATGGAGGTTGCCTCAGTCATAAATGACCCCCTTTCAGGCAGCAGCTTGGAGTTATCTCACGCGAGAGTGGAGATGGTCTCCGATATGCCATTAGACACACAAGCAGCCGCTTCCGGAGAAAAAGAAGGGGAACCACCTCGGCCGATTTCTCCTTCTGTATATATGATGCGCCTCCCGCAGCCCCCCGGTGCTTACATTCAAAATGAACACAGTTACCATGTGGGGAACGCTctgctgtggaaaaggagagcTGAAGCTGCCCTGGAAGCATTAGGAAAAGTACAGAGACAGCTCGAGGCATGCAGGCGTCGAGAACAGCGGCTACGGTTGCGAATTTCCGCTTTGCAGCAGGAGAACGTACGGGAAAGACGGGCGCAGTCTGACGTAAGAGAAAAGCTAAAGGAGCATCTCCAGGTTTTTGAGCTACAGCTTATCAATGACTTTGTATGA